Proteins found in one Planctomycetes bacterium MalM25 genomic segment:
- a CDS encoding Magnesium transporter MgtE encodes MNGPHLDEPVMRHARREFVRVRASGDVEQALRDARQTAEGARFLYFYVLDDSDRLVGVVPTRDLLLSDPKTSITELMLTPVVSVPESATLMDACEFFLLHRLLALPVVDSEGRIIGVVDVEAYADEMNELSRFDAEREGAEDFFQLIGVRLAEVRRASAGAAFLARFPWLLCNVAGGIAAALVAGQFQGVLDRVVAVALFIPVVLAIAESVSIQSLTLTLQAHHSLSRVRPRRVLQALTHEAPVGALLGIGCAVTLAAVVGVWRGDGPLAICLLLSVFVTVLLATSLGVLVPMTLQALRTDPKIASGPIVLTATDLVTLATYLTLAAWLL; translated from the coding sequence GTGAACGGGCCCCACCTCGACGAGCCCGTCATGCGGCACGCCCGCCGCGAGTTCGTCCGCGTGCGGGCGAGCGGCGACGTGGAACAAGCGCTACGCGACGCGCGCCAGACCGCCGAGGGCGCCCGGTTCCTCTACTTCTACGTGCTGGACGATTCGGACCGGCTGGTTGGCGTGGTGCCGACACGCGACCTGCTGCTGAGCGATCCGAAGACGTCGATCACCGAGCTGATGCTCACGCCCGTGGTGAGCGTGCCCGAGTCGGCCACGCTGATGGACGCCTGTGAGTTCTTCCTGCTGCACCGCCTGCTCGCCCTGCCCGTGGTCGATAGCGAGGGGCGGATCATCGGCGTGGTCGATGTCGAGGCGTACGCCGACGAGATGAACGAGCTCTCCCGCTTCGACGCCGAGCGCGAGGGCGCCGAGGACTTCTTCCAGCTGATCGGTGTTCGCCTCGCCGAGGTCCGTCGAGCCAGCGCCGGCGCCGCCTTCCTCGCCCGCTTCCCTTGGCTCCTGTGCAACGTCGCGGGGGGGATCGCGGCGGCCCTGGTGGCGGGCCAGTTCCAGGGGGTGCTCGATCGGGTGGTCGCCGTTGCGTTGTTCATCCCCGTCGTGCTGGCGATCGCCGAGAGCGTGAGCATCCAGTCGCTCACGCTCACGCTGCAAGCGCACCACAGCCTCAGCCGCGTCCGCCCCCGCCGCGTGCTGCAAGCCCTCACGCACGAGGCGCCCGTCGGCGCGCTGCTCGGCATCGGCTGCGCCGTGACGCTCGCCGCCGTCGTCGGCGTGTGGCGCGGAGACGGCCCGCTGGCGATCTGCCTGCTGCTGTCGGTCTTCGTGACCGTGCTTCTCGCCACGAGTCTCGGCGTCCTGGTCCCGATGACGCTCCAAGCGTTGCGGACCGACCCGAAGATCGCCTCGGGCCCGATCGTCCTGACGGCGACCGACCTCGTGACTCTGGCGACGTATTTGACGCTCGCGGCGTGGCTGCTCTGA
- a CDS encoding putative aldo-keto reductase, which translates to MPESKNSRRDFFQKTAGASVGLTLGPGLLASEAAAQSGTPAAPTPEWRNRQEGMSYRPLGRTGMMVSELIMGTFPFEDPSYYPSLDAGIERGMNYVDTAAAYSKGQVESNLGDYFEQTGNREKVFLSTKLSGYYGYLDRVLREVEKDLTRAQIESLQKQAEQMMADRGVLKPGYHMNYFAGQEAQFAKTYYRHLMLQQHGYRAGWKEKIKEHARGLLEQALGRLKTDYLDVLHCPHGIAMPEMMDDEVLRELFAEFKQRGLIRAAALSFHNDVGGNLSKAVEVGYYDAAMFAYNIANHAALENVMFKAKEAGLGMIAMKVARLFAMEKQPEWRQEKLDRTLPDDSLSVFAKAYLWALQNPNLSCCVSQMETVEIVEDNYKIIGVKRKLSPA; encoded by the coding sequence ATGCCAGAATCGAAGAACTCACGCCGGGACTTCTTTCAGAAGACGGCGGGCGCGTCGGTCGGGCTGACGCTCGGCCCGGGCCTCCTAGCGAGCGAGGCCGCGGCCCAGAGCGGGACGCCCGCCGCCCCGACGCCCGAGTGGCGGAACCGGCAGGAGGGGATGAGCTACCGGCCGCTCGGCCGGACCGGGATGATGGTCTCCGAGCTCATTATGGGCACCTTCCCGTTCGAGGACCCCTCGTACTACCCCTCGCTCGACGCGGGCATCGAGCGAGGAATGAACTACGTCGACACCGCCGCCGCCTACAGCAAAGGGCAGGTCGAGAGCAACCTCGGCGACTACTTCGAGCAGACCGGCAACCGGGAGAAGGTCTTCCTCTCGACGAAGCTCAGCGGGTACTACGGCTACCTCGACCGAGTGCTCCGGGAGGTCGAGAAGGACCTCACTCGGGCGCAGATCGAGAGCTTGCAGAAGCAGGCCGAACAGATGATGGCGGACCGGGGCGTGCTCAAGCCGGGCTACCACATGAACTACTTCGCCGGGCAGGAAGCCCAGTTTGCGAAGACCTACTACCGCCACCTGATGCTCCAGCAGCACGGCTACCGGGCCGGCTGGAAGGAGAAGATCAAGGAGCACGCCCGCGGGCTGCTCGAACAGGCGCTGGGCCGATTGAAGACAGACTACCTCGACGTGCTCCACTGCCCCCACGGCATCGCCATGCCGGAGATGATGGACGACGAGGTGCTGCGTGAACTCTTCGCGGAGTTCAAGCAGCGGGGCCTGATCCGCGCCGCCGCGCTCTCGTTCCACAACGACGTCGGGGGCAACCTCTCCAAAGCGGTCGAGGTCGGCTACTACGACGCCGCCATGTTCGCCTACAACATCGCCAACCACGCCGCCCTCGAGAACGTGATGTTCAAGGCCAAGGAGGCGGGCCTCGGCATGATCGCCATGAAGGTGGCCCGGCTATTCGCGATGGAGAAGCAGCCCGAGTGGCGGCAGGAGAAGCTGGACCGCACCCTGCCCGACGATTCGCTCTCCGTCTTCGCCAAGGCCTACCTGTGGGCGTTGCAGAACCCGAACCTCTCCTGCTGCGTCTCTCAGATGGAGACCGTCGAGATCGTTGAAGACAACTACAAGATCATCGGCGTGAAGCGGAAGCTCTCACCGGCCTGA
- a CDS encoding Pectate lyase superfamily protein, translating to MAADCQVEAPLLDGDYDRDGVVSAADYTIYRDTLGQSVAARFEAADGDGDGVVDPEDHAVWAANYGARFTSSGSDLFDRYVAALNHDTALPLPNFAYAGYQRSEAPLPDPGWQVFRVGDFGAFPNDGLDDRAAVQNTIDAASNAANGAIVLFDAGRYLLSETTGLTDSVLDIGADNLILRGAGSQTGGTELYFREHLNSTTPEKFWSTPAMINARGGGGSVNGTLISTVSADARMGEHRIQVASAGSLSVGDVVAIRLDDPAAANDDLIAPYSVEDAWTTFRSGEITSELHRIAAINGNQLTFAEPLATDLDSQYRWEVRRLDAGRQLGFEDMTLRGGWTGDFVHHRSIIDDSGWTALRIVKYVDSWVENVRMVDWNQGLTLAVGMNTTVKDTVVEGTAGHSGISVQNTYGALLTNVHDRTDGGMWHPMGVSHRAAATVFHRVSWPSNRAFDAHGVFPHATLFDDSTGGLVGAASGSGGAQNNLPNHMRDLVMWNFNHTGQDGLYDWWRTSSRFYRILPPILVGWHGQSAQFLSGQVEYVESFGAAVQPASLFEAQLNVRFGATSASQTAARFEASPGIAEPWEPTTIAQPATRFSSSTPNDRPTETGGCGCGGVGCSACLAVAPATTVPSYELLAFEAAAPQPQRIDRQRGAQPISSKNLDGAQPGLSTELLGLPSPSIHEDDNQDAFVNALLADEVFGQAEPVDFDPDEESTLAAWAR from the coding sequence ATGGCGGCCGACTGTCAGGTGGAGGCTCCCCTGCTGGATGGCGACTACGACCGAGATGGCGTCGTGTCCGCGGCCGACTACACGATCTATCGTGACACGTTGGGTCAATCGGTGGCGGCCCGTTTTGAGGCGGCCGACGGCGATGGCGATGGCGTCGTCGATCCTGAGGACCATGCCGTGTGGGCGGCCAACTACGGCGCCCGGTTCACTTCCTCGGGATCGGACCTCTTCGATCGCTACGTGGCCGCGTTGAATCACGACACCGCGTTGCCGTTGCCCAACTTCGCGTACGCCGGCTATCAACGCTCCGAGGCGCCCTTGCCCGACCCGGGCTGGCAGGTCTTCCGTGTCGGTGATTTCGGGGCCTTCCCCAACGACGGGCTCGACGACCGCGCGGCGGTCCAGAACACCATCGACGCCGCCAGCAACGCCGCCAACGGAGCCATCGTCCTGTTCGACGCGGGCCGGTACCTGCTCTCTGAGACGACCGGCCTGACCGATTCGGTCTTGGACATCGGGGCGGATAACCTGATCCTACGCGGCGCCGGCTCACAGACCGGCGGCACCGAGCTTTACTTCCGAGAGCATCTGAACAGCACCACGCCCGAGAAGTTTTGGTCGACCCCGGCGATGATCAACGCCCGGGGGGGCGGCGGCTCGGTCAACGGCACGCTGATCTCGACCGTCAGCGCCGACGCCCGCATGGGTGAGCACCGCATCCAGGTCGCCAGCGCGGGCTCGCTCTCCGTGGGCGATGTCGTTGCGATCCGCCTGGACGACCCGGCCGCGGCGAACGACGACCTGATCGCTCCCTACTCGGTCGAGGACGCATGGACGACCTTCAGGTCGGGCGAGATCACCAGCGAGCTGCACCGCATCGCCGCGATCAACGGCAACCAGCTGACGTTCGCCGAGCCGCTGGCCACGGACCTCGACTCGCAGTACCGGTGGGAGGTCCGTCGCCTCGACGCGGGGCGGCAACTCGGCTTCGAGGACATGACCCTACGCGGCGGTTGGACGGGCGACTTCGTCCATCACCGCAGCATCATCGACGACAGCGGATGGACCGCGCTGAGGATCGTCAAGTACGTCGATTCCTGGGTCGAGAACGTCCGCATGGTCGATTGGAACCAAGGCCTCACGCTCGCGGTCGGCATGAACACGACCGTCAAGGACACCGTTGTGGAGGGCACGGCGGGCCACAGCGGGATCAGCGTACAGAACACCTACGGCGCCCTCCTGACCAATGTGCACGACCGCACCGACGGCGGCATGTGGCATCCGATGGGGGTGTCGCACCGGGCGGCGGCCACCGTTTTTCATCGTGTGAGTTGGCCCTCCAACCGGGCCTTCGACGCGCACGGCGTCTTTCCCCACGCGACGCTGTTCGACGACTCGACCGGGGGATTGGTCGGAGCGGCCAGCGGCAGCGGCGGCGCGCAGAACAACCTGCCCAACCACATGCGCGACCTAGTCATGTGGAACTTCAATCACACGGGGCAGGACGGCCTCTACGATTGGTGGAGGACCAGCTCCCGCTTTTATCGCATCCTGCCGCCGATCCTCGTTGGCTGGCACGGCCAGTCGGCGCAGTTCCTCAGTGGCCAAGTCGAGTACGTCGAGTCGTTCGGCGCCGCGGTCCAACCCGCTTCGTTGTTCGAGGCACAGCTGAACGTGCGCTTCGGCGCCACCTCCGCGAGCCAGACGGCGGCCCGGTTCGAAGCGAGCCCGGGGATCGCCGAACCCTGGGAGCCGACGACCATCGCTCAACCGGCGACTAGGTTCAGTTCGAGCACGCCAAACGATCGCCCCACCGAGACCGGCGGTTGCGGGTGCGGCGGTGTGGGCTGCTCGGCGTGCCTGGCCGTCGCCCCGGCGACGACCGTGCCGTCTTACGAGCTGCTCGCTTTCGAGGCGGCCGCCCCGCAGCCACAACGGATCGATCGGCAGCGCGGGGCTCAACCGATCTCTTCGAAGAATCTCGACGGAGCGCAACCCGGGCTGAGCACAGAGCTCCTCGGCCTTCCGTCGCCGAGCATCCACGAAGACGACAACCAAGACGCGTTCGTCAACGCCTTGCTGGCCGACGAGGTCTTCGGGCAAGCGGAACCGGTGGACTTCGATCCCGACGAAGAATCGACCCTCGCCGCGTGGGCGCGGTGA